In Labilibaculum sp. DW002, one DNA window encodes the following:
- a CDS encoding DUF493 family protein produces the protein MDQEKYNKMKQQLLDSTKWPSVYMFKFIVPNNEDKINAVKNLFSEDTEYTYKTSRDIKFIGITIKKVMKSADDVIEVYTRAEGIKGIMAL, from the coding sequence ATGGATCAGGAAAAATATAATAAAATGAAACAGCAGCTATTGGACTCTACAAAATGGCCATCTGTTTACATGTTTAAATTTATTGTCCCGAATAACGAGGACAAAATAAATGCTGTTAAAAACTTATTTTCAGAAGATACTGAATACACTTATAAAACATCTCGAGATATTAAATTCATTGGTATTACAATTAAAAAAGTAATGAAATCTGCCGATGATGTAATCGAAGTTTACACTCGTGCCGAGGGAATAAAAGGTATCATGGCATTATAA
- a CDS encoding efflux RND transporter periplasmic adaptor subunit, which produces MNRKVIIVLLVIATLAIGFFAMKGLSSLKEAPKKNLDKKKLPIVKVEAVNYHELSSPIVEKGRLASNLEVNLSSEVVGRIVEAGVPLKVGQKFKKGQLLIRVYEEDAKMDLRAQKSRFLNKLASNLPDIKVDYTDNFEVWMNFFNAINLEKAIPELPSVKSDQEKVFMASRNILGDYYAIKSAEVKLNKRKIYAPFNGSYVEVNTQIGSVAGMGSKLAGIIESNNLELQVPIESKEISWLNLNEKVDILDSQGEVIFTGKLVRKSDFVDQGTQSISVFVKLENTNGKELYQGQFLTARFNGKMIDNVMEIPRNAVFSSNKVFVVEGDILKAKVINVVKRNENTLVFNGLKEGEILVIEPPVKATENMQVQIKK; this is translated from the coding sequence ATGAATAGAAAAGTAATTATCGTTTTGCTGGTTATCGCAACTTTGGCTATTGGTTTTTTTGCCATGAAAGGCTTGAGCAGTTTAAAAGAAGCTCCTAAAAAGAATTTGGACAAAAAAAAGCTACCTATTGTTAAAGTGGAAGCTGTAAATTATCATGAACTTTCTTCTCCTATTGTTGAAAAGGGGAGATTGGCTTCTAATTTGGAAGTGAATTTAAGTTCTGAAGTAGTTGGTCGTATCGTTGAGGCTGGCGTTCCTTTAAAAGTGGGACAGAAGTTTAAAAAAGGACAATTGTTGATTCGTGTTTATGAAGAAGATGCAAAAATGGATTTACGTGCTCAGAAAAGTCGTTTCTTAAATAAATTAGCTTCAAACCTTCCTGATATTAAAGTAGATTATACCGATAACTTTGAGGTTTGGATGAACTTTTTCAATGCCATTAATTTGGAGAAAGCTATTCCTGAGTTACCAAGTGTAAAGTCTGATCAAGAAAAAGTATTTATGGCAAGCAGAAACATTTTAGGAGACTATTATGCGATTAAAAGTGCAGAGGTTAAATTAAACAAACGAAAAATATACGCACCATTTAATGGTTCTTATGTAGAAGTAAATACTCAGATTGGATCGGTTGCAGGAATGGGATCGAAACTTGCTGGTATCATAGAATCGAATAATTTAGAGCTACAAGTTCCGATTGAGTCGAAAGAAATTTCATGGTTGAATTTGAATGAAAAGGTCGACATTTTGGATTCTCAAGGAGAAGTAATTTTTACTGGTAAATTAGTGCGTAAGTCTGATTTTGTTGATCAGGGAACACAATCTATTTCTGTTTTTGTAAAGTTGGAGAATACAAATGGAAAGGAATTGTATCAAGGACAGTTTTTAACTGCTCGTTTTAATGGGAAAATGATTGATAATGTCATGGAAATTCCTAGAAATGCTGTTTTCAGCTCAAACAAAGTATTTGTTGTTGAGGGAGATATCCTAAAAGCAAAAGTAATTAATGTTGTGAAACGCAATGAGAATACTTTGGTTTTTAATGGATTAAAGGAGGGTGAGATATTGGTTATTGAACCTCCTGTTAAGGCTACGGAAAACATGCAGGTACAAATCAAGAAATAG
- a CDS encoding LysO family transporter, with protein MLTDIIIVLAIMILGMGIGLFIGNRPKVIKIVGVLTSFSIFLLLFLLGIGVGTNDRIINNLDTIGIQALVLTIGALLGSLICAYFTYSLFFKKK; from the coding sequence ATGCTAACAGACATCATCATCGTTTTAGCCATTATGATATTAGGAATGGGCATTGGTCTTTTTATTGGTAACCGTCCAAAAGTCATAAAAATCGTAGGTGTTTTAACCTCATTTTCAATATTCCTTCTCCTTTTTTTATTGGGAATTGGTGTAGGTACCAACGATAGAATTATAAACAACCTAGACACAATTGGTATACAAGCATTGGTTTTGACCATTGGTGCATTGCTAGGTTCTTTGATTTGCGCGTATTTCACCTATTCCTTATTCTTTAAAAAGAAATAA
- a CDS encoding aminopeptidase P family protein: protein MFSKQTYCKRRDQLKTDVKSGILLFLGNDESGMNYADNTYHFRQDSTFLYFFGSDYAGLNAIIDIDENREIIFGDELTMDHIVWMGSQPTIKEKSEAVGIKETLPMAELKSYLATALTNGRKVHHLPPYRPEHQIKLLDLIQVHPNIAATNASYEFIQAIANQRNYKSQEEIVLIEDAVNITADMHLTAMRMARPGMKESEIAAAVQQVAIAAGGQLSFPVIATINGQTLHNHYHGNTLKSGDLFLLDCGAENSMHYAGDMSSTFPVDKTFTTRQKEIYQIALNAHEAAIDMLAPGVKFKDIHLKAGRTIAEGMKEMGFMKGDLDEAVRQGAHALFFQCGLGHMMGMDVHDMENLGEVYVGYNGEAKSTQFGLKSLRLGRELEENFVLTIEPGIYFIPELIDMWKAENRFSEFINYDKVEQYKNFGGCRNEEDFLITKDGARLLGKPIPKTIADVEAERI, encoded by the coding sequence ATGTTTTCAAAACAAACTTATTGCAAACGAAGAGACCAACTTAAAACAGATGTAAAATCAGGAATTCTACTATTCTTAGGAAACGATGAATCAGGCATGAATTACGCAGATAACACCTATCATTTTCGTCAGGATAGCACCTTCTTATATTTCTTTGGATCCGATTATGCAGGCTTAAATGCCATTATCGATATCGATGAAAACCGCGAGATTATTTTTGGTGATGAACTTACAATGGATCATATTGTATGGATGGGCTCACAACCAACCATCAAAGAAAAAAGTGAGGCCGTAGGCATCAAGGAAACGCTCCCGATGGCAGAGTTAAAATCCTATCTTGCCACAGCACTAACTAATGGCAGAAAAGTGCACCACCTTCCTCCTTATCGTCCAGAACATCAAATCAAATTACTTGACCTAATTCAGGTTCATCCTAACATTGCTGCCACAAATGCCTCCTACGAATTTATACAGGCGATTGCAAATCAAAGAAATTACAAAAGTCAGGAAGAAATTGTTTTAATTGAAGATGCAGTAAATATTACTGCTGACATGCACTTAACAGCTATGCGAATGGCTCGCCCCGGCATGAAAGAATCTGAGATTGCTGCTGCGGTGCAACAAGTTGCTATTGCAGCTGGTGGTCAACTTTCCTTTCCTGTTATTGCAACTATAAACGGCCAAACTCTACACAACCATTATCATGGTAACACGCTAAAAAGTGGAGATCTTTTCCTTCTGGATTGTGGTGCTGAAAATAGCATGCATTATGCGGGTGATATGTCAAGTACATTCCCTGTTGACAAAACATTTACAACCAGACAGAAAGAAATTTACCAAATTGCACTAAATGCTCACGAAGCAGCTATCGATATGCTTGCTCCTGGTGTAAAATTTAAAGATATTCACCTAAAAGCTGGCCGAACTATTGCTGAAGGTATGAAAGAAATGGGATTCATGAAAGGCGACTTAGATGAAGCTGTACGTCAAGGAGCTCATGCTTTGTTTTTCCAATGTGGCCTAGGTCATATGATGGGTATGGACGTTCATGACATGGAGAATCTTGGCGAAGTTTATGTCGGATACAATGGAGAAGCTAAAAGCACTCAGTTTGGACTTAAGTCTTTACGATTAGGGCGAGAATTGGAAGAAAACTTTGTTCTAACTATAGAACCTGGCATTTACTTTATTCCTGAGCTCATTGATATGTGGAAAGCCGAGAACCGCTTCTCTGAATTCATTAATTACGACAAAGTTGAACAATACAAAAATTTTGGTGGTTGCAGAAACGAAGAAGACTTCCTGATCACAAAAGATGGTGCTCGTTTATTAGGAAAACCAATTCCTAAAACCATAGCAGATGTCGAAGCGGAAAGAATTTAA
- a CDS encoding lysine exporter LysO family protein — protein sequence MKGSLIILSFFVLGLILGLTRFLPDTLLEGDFSIYALYLLMFLVGIGIGTDRDSWKVIRQVNFKIVLVPLSVIVGSLIGVSAVSILLSSINFGEAMAVGAGFGYYSLSSVIITEFHSETLGVIALLSNIIREVITLLATPFFVRYFGKLAGIASGGATAMDTTMPIIVQYSGKEYAIIAVFSGIVLTVLVPVIVPLILEFL from the coding sequence ATGAAAGGCAGTTTAATCATTCTTAGTTTTTTTGTTTTGGGTTTAATTCTTGGCCTGACTCGCTTTTTACCCGATACGCTTCTTGAAGGAGATTTTAGCATCTATGCACTTTATTTGTTGATGTTCTTAGTTGGAATTGGTATTGGAACTGATCGCGACTCATGGAAAGTTATTCGTCAAGTCAACTTCAAAATTGTTCTTGTACCACTTTCTGTAATAGTTGGTTCTCTAATTGGTGTTTCTGCCGTTTCTATTCTCTTATCTAGTATCAATTTTGGAGAAGCTATGGCTGTTGGGGCTGGTTTTGGTTATTACAGTCTATCCTCAGTCATAATTACAGAATTTCATTCTGAGACATTGGGAGTTATTGCGCTCCTATCCAATATCATTCGTGAGGTTATTACACTTTTAGCAACACCTTTCTTTGTTCGGTATTTTGGAAAACTTGCAGGTATTGCTTCAGGTGGTGCAACCGCAATGGATACAACCATGCCAATTATCGTTCAATATTCAGGTAAAGAATATGCTATAATTGCTGTTTTTAGCGGAATTGTATTAACGGTATTAGTTCCTGTAATTGTTCCTCTTATTTTAGAGTTCTTATAA